In Arachis hypogaea cultivar Tifrunner chromosome 2, arahy.Tifrunner.gnm2.J5K5, whole genome shotgun sequence, a genomic segment contains:
- the LOC112755961 gene encoding putative disease resistance RPP13-like protein 1 isoform X3, translating to MMRGKKVDQKLLQRLENILNVVEAVLNDAEKKQITDPAVKRWLEDLQDAVYDADDLLDEVATKAATQKDPPGNFLSRFLSLQDREMVTRIEEIIARLEDIAKHKDILRLEKIAVKNMSGRIESTSLVQKSDLFVGRDQDREDIVKLLLDDTNDGELSVIPIWGMGGIGKTTLAKLVFNDDRVQRKFNINAWVCVGEEFDVLKVTKTVIEEITSSPCDMNSLNLAQQHLRSKLTGMKFLVVLDDLWSNNYTAWANFLIPFRCGSEGSKILVTTRSEKIANMVKGFHYQAYNLSALNDEDCWVVFANHAFLSGERLAFEKVAREIVKKCKGLPLAAQALGSLLRSKDNEKDWNNVLNSEIWEFSEEEIEIIPALRISYYHLPSYLKRCFVYCSLCPKDYEFDRDELVLLWMAEGLLQRPRGRSTLEEVGYEYFSDLASRSFFQPSNNAYNTSFVMHDLMHDLATFYGGKFFSRTFEVKNAAKHDVKTRHLSCARKNDDDSFMKIMEACKRLKHVRTLLQLNFRKDGGIPEGDSVAVPSDLLEQLKCLRVLSFKFFPDDENLLHHSIGELIHLRYLDLSDTSIVTLPESLSCLYNLQTLKLTYCKKLKKLPSKMQNLVNLRHLDVSETGLEEMPKKMSELKDLQFLSSYIVGKHEENGVGELGELAHLHGSLWIEKLENVKNSGEASNARMDEKIHLNTLYLWWSTFEESEVCDSQSEKDVLDKLRPHKDLKKLSISCYRGTMFPDWVGQSLYHNMTWLELRGCRNCWVLPSLGQLPSLKRLLISGLDKLKKIGGSFYKGDGTHQHQETPFRSLKFFIIQRMPCWEEWESYECDDDKDAPFPQLDELHILQCPKLRGDLPTFLPSLKSLFIYECKELGCYLPRAPILRKLIIRDKQEARMRELPLSMLETLVINGEQLVDSLFEAMTHTQPTSLIELDISECSSAISFPEDSLPPSLEYLGIFNCKNVEFPMHHQQHHSLQRLEFVNSCDSLTSFALPAFPNLKYLRIARREKLTSLEVSQSLRELSISDCPKLENIIRLPACLWELKIRECGLLGEGIERKDPHIWPSISHIPVIFVDEKLIQYHPTS from the coding sequence ATGATGCGAGGAAAGAAGGTTGACCAGAAGCTGCTTCAAAGGCTGGAGAACATTCTGAACGTGGTTGAAGCTGTGCTGAATGATGCTGAGAAGAAACAGATCACTGACCCTGCTGTCAAGAGGTGGCTCGAAGATCTCCAAGATGCTGTCTATGATGCTGATGACTTGTTGGATGAAGTCGCCACCAAAGCTGCCACTCAGAAGGATCCACCAGGTAACTTCCTGTCTCGCTTTCTCAGTTTGCAAGATAGGGAGATGGTTACTAGGATTGAAGAAATCATTGCTAGACTAGAAGATATTGCAAAACACAAAGATATCCTTCGTCTAGAAAAGATTGCAGTCAAGAACATGTCAGGGAGAATTGAATCAACATCTCTTGTTCAAAAGTCTGATTTATTTGTTGGTAGGGACCAAGACAGGGAGGATATAGTCAAATTGTTGTTAGATGATACTAATGATGGTGAACTATCTGTCATCCCCATCTGGGGTATGGGTGGGATCGGAAAAACTACTTTGGCTAAGTTGGTTTTTAATGACGATAGAGTGCAGCGAAAATTTAATATCAATGCATGGGTTTGTGTTGGGGAAGAATTTGATGTTCTTAAAGTGACAAAGACTGTAATAGAGGAAATAACTTCTAGTCCCTGTGATATGAATAGCTTAAACTTAGCTCAACAACATTTAAGGAGTAAGCTAACAGGGATGAAATTCTTGGTTGTTTTGGATGACTTGTGGAGTAACAATTACACAGCTTGGGCAAATTTTTTGATTCCTTTTAGATGTGGAAGTGAGGGGAGTAAGATCCTTGTGACAACTCGTAGCGAAAAGATTGCAAACATGGTGAAAGGTTTTCATTATCAAGCCTACAATTTGAGTGCGTTGAATGATGAAGATTGTTGGGTAGTGTTTGCAAATCATGCATTTCTTTCTGGAGAGCGTCTAGCTTTTGAAAAAGTTGCCAGAGAAATTGTTAAAAAGTGCAAGGGATTACCTCTAGCTGCTCAAGCACTTGGGAGCTTATTAAGGTCCAAAGACAATGAAAAGGATTGGAATAATGTTTTGAACAGTGAAATTTGGGAATTTTCTGAAGAGGAAATTGAAATTATTCCTGCTTTGAGGATCAGTTATTACCACCTTCCTTCGTACTTAAAACGTTGTTTTGTTTATTGTTCTTTGTGTCCCAAAGACTATGAATTTGATAGAGATGAATTGGTGTTATTGTGGATGGCCGAGGGTCTTTTGCAACGGCCGAGGGGGAGAAGCACTTTAGAAGAAGTTGGCTATGAATATTTTAGTGATTTAGCATCAAGATCATTTTTTCAACCTTCTAATAATGCTTATAATACTTCATTTGTAATGCACGATCTCATGCATGATTTAGCAACGTTCTATGGTGGAAAGTTCTTTTCTAGAACCTTTGAAGTCAAGAATGCAGCAAAGCATGATGTCAAAACTCGCCACTTGTCATGTGCTCGCAAGAATGATGATGATTCGTTTATGAAGATCATGGAAGCATGCAAAAGGTTAAAACATGTGAGGACATTGTTGCAACTCAATTTTCGTAAGGATGGTGGAATCCCAGAGGGAGATAGTGTAGCCGTTCCTTCTGACTTACTAGAACAATTGAAGTGCTTACGagttttgtcatttaaattttttccAGATGATGAAAACTTGTTGCATCATTCGATTGGGGAATTGATCCATTTGCGTTATTTGGATCTTTCAGACACATCCATCGTGACTTTGCCTGAGTCGTTAAGTTGCTTGTACAATTTACAAACCTTGAAGTTGACATACTGTAAAAAGCTTAAAAAGCTTCCTAGCAAGATGCAAAATCTTGTGAATTTGCGTCATCTTGATGTTTCTGAAACTGGTTTGGAAGAGATGCCAAAAAAGATGAGCGAATTAAAAGATTTGCAATTTTTAAGTTCTTACATCGTGGGCAAGCATGAAGAGAATGGAGTTGGGGAATTGGGAGAATTAGCACATCTTCATGGGTCATTGTGGATTGAGAAATTGGAGAATGTTAAGAATAGTGGTGAAGCATCGAATGCTAGGATGGATGAAAAAATACACCTGAATACTTTATATTTGTGGTGGTCAACGTTTGAAGAAAGTGAGGTTTGTGATTCCCAAAGTGAAAAAGATGTACTTGACAAATTACGTCCTCACAAAGACTTGAAGAAGCTATCCATCAGTTGTTACAGAGGTACGATGTTTCCGGATTGGGTAGGGCAGTCTTTGTACCACAACATGACTTGGTTGGAGCTGAGGGGATGCAGGAATTGTTGGGTGCTTCCTTCACTTGGACAGTTACCCTCTCTGAAGAGGCTGCTCATTTCAGGGCTCGACAAGCTGAAGAAGATTGGTGGGTCATTCTATAAGGGTGATGGAACTCATCAGCATCAGGAGACACCCTTCCGATCCCTTAAATTTTTCATTATTCAAAGAATGCCTTGCTGGGAGGAATGGGAgtcatatgaatgtgatgatgatAAGGATGCACCATTTCCTCAACTTGACGAACTTCATATATTGCAGTGTCCTAAGTTAAGAGGAGATTTGCCCACTTTCCTTCCGTCTTTGAAATCACTATTCATTTATGAATGCAAGGAGCTTGGTTGTTATCTGCCAAGAGCTCCCATCCTACGCAAATTAATAATAAGGGACAAACAGGAagcaagaatgcgggagctaccaCTTTCCATGTTGGAGACACTAGTAATTAATGGAGAGCAGCTTGTGGATTCTCTGTTTGAGGCCATGACCCACACCCAACCAACCTCTCTCATAGAGCTAGACATCTCAGAGTGCTCATCAGCCATATCATTTCCAGAGGATTCTTTGCCCCCTTCATTGGAATATCTAGGCATCTtcaattgcaagaatgtagaattCCCAATGCACCACCAACAACATCACTCGCTACAGAGATTAGAATTTGTCAACAGCTGTGATTCGCTTACATCCTTCGCATTGCCAGCGTTCCCAAATCTCAAGTATCTCAGAATCGCAAGACGTGAAAAGTTGACATCTCTGGAGGTGTCACAGTCCCTCCGAGAATTATCAATTTCAGACTGCCCTAAGCTGGAGAACATAATAAGGCTGCCTGCCTGTTTATGGGAACTCAAAATCAGAGAATGTGGGTTGTTGGGTGAAGGCATAGAGAGGAAGGACCCCCACATTTGGCCATCCATTTCCCACATCCCCGTAATATTTGTTGATGAGAAACTGATTCAATATCACCCAACATCTTAA
- the LOC112755961 gene encoding putative disease resistance RPP13-like protein 1 isoform X2 produces MTERLSDPEIINMMRGKKVDQKLLQRLENILNVVEAVLNDAEKKQITDPAVKRWLEDLQDAVYDADDLLDEVATKAATQKDPPGNFLSRFLSLQDREMVTRIEEIIARLEDIAKHKDILRLEKIAVKNMSGRIESTSLVQKSDLFVGRDQDREDIVKLLLDDTNDGELSVIPIWGMGGIGKTTLAKLVFNDDRVQRKFNINAWVCVGEEFDVLKVTKTVIEEITSSPCDMNSLNLAQQHLRSKLTGMKFLVVLDDLWSNNYTAWANFLIPFRCGSEGSKILVTTRSEKIANMVKGFHYQAYNLSALNDEDCWVVFANHAFLSGERLAFEKVAREIVKKCKGLPLAAQALGSLLRSKDNEKDWNNVLNSEIWEFSEEEIEIIPALRISYYHLPSYLKRCFVYCSLCPKDYEFDRDELVLLWMAEGLLQRPRGRSTLEEVGYEYFSDLASRSFFQPSNNAYNTSFVMHDLMHDLATFYGGKFFSRTFEVKNAAKHDVKTRHLSCARKNDDDSFMKIMEACKRLKHVRTLLQLNFRKDGGIPEGDSVAVPSDLLEQLKCLRVLSFKFFPDDENLLHHSIGELIHLRYLDLSDTSIVTLPESLSCLYNLQTLKLTYCKKLKKLPSKMQNLVNLRHLDVSETGLEEMPKKMSELKDLQFLSSYIVGKHEENGVGELGELAHLHGSLWIEKLENVKNSGEASNARMDEKIHLNTLYLWWSTFEESEVCDSQSEKDVLDKLRPHKDLKKLSISCYRGTMFPDWVGQSLYHNMTWLELRGCRNCWVLPSLGQLPSLKRLLISGLDKLKKIGGSFYKGDGTHQHQETPFRSLKFFIIQRMPCWEEWESYECDDDKDAPFPQLDELHILQCPKLRGDLPTFLPSLKSLFIYECKELGCYLPRAPILRKLIIRDKQEARMRELPLSMLETLVINGEQLVDSLFEAMTHTQPTSLIELDISECSSAISFPEDSLPPSLEYLGIFNCKNVEFPMHHQQHHSLQRLEFVNSCDSLTSFALPAFPNLKYLRIARREKLTSLEVSQSLRELSISDCPKLENIIRLPACLWELKIRECGLLGEGIERKDPHIWPSISHIPVIFVDEKLIQYHPTS; encoded by the exons ATGACGGAGAG GCTGTCTGATCCTGAGATCATCAACATGATGCGAGGAAAGAAGGTTGACCAGAAGCTGCTTCAAAGGCTGGAGAACATTCTGAACGTGGTTGAAGCTGTGCTGAATGATGCTGAGAAGAAACAGATCACTGACCCTGCTGTCAAGAGGTGGCTCGAAGATCTCCAAGATGCTGTCTATGATGCTGATGACTTGTTGGATGAAGTCGCCACCAAAGCTGCCACTCAGAAGGATCCACCAGGTAACTTCCTGTCTCGCTTTCTCAGTTTGCAAGATAGGGAGATGGTTACTAGGATTGAAGAAATCATTGCTAGACTAGAAGATATTGCAAAACACAAAGATATCCTTCGTCTAGAAAAGATTGCAGTCAAGAACATGTCAGGGAGAATTGAATCAACATCTCTTGTTCAAAAGTCTGATTTATTTGTTGGTAGGGACCAAGACAGGGAGGATATAGTCAAATTGTTGTTAGATGATACTAATGATGGTGAACTATCTGTCATCCCCATCTGGGGTATGGGTGGGATCGGAAAAACTACTTTGGCTAAGTTGGTTTTTAATGACGATAGAGTGCAGCGAAAATTTAATATCAATGCATGGGTTTGTGTTGGGGAAGAATTTGATGTTCTTAAAGTGACAAAGACTGTAATAGAGGAAATAACTTCTAGTCCCTGTGATATGAATAGCTTAAACTTAGCTCAACAACATTTAAGGAGTAAGCTAACAGGGATGAAATTCTTGGTTGTTTTGGATGACTTGTGGAGTAACAATTACACAGCTTGGGCAAATTTTTTGATTCCTTTTAGATGTGGAAGTGAGGGGAGTAAGATCCTTGTGACAACTCGTAGCGAAAAGATTGCAAACATGGTGAAAGGTTTTCATTATCAAGCCTACAATTTGAGTGCGTTGAATGATGAAGATTGTTGGGTAGTGTTTGCAAATCATGCATTTCTTTCTGGAGAGCGTCTAGCTTTTGAAAAAGTTGCCAGAGAAATTGTTAAAAAGTGCAAGGGATTACCTCTAGCTGCTCAAGCACTTGGGAGCTTATTAAGGTCCAAAGACAATGAAAAGGATTGGAATAATGTTTTGAACAGTGAAATTTGGGAATTTTCTGAAGAGGAAATTGAAATTATTCCTGCTTTGAGGATCAGTTATTACCACCTTCCTTCGTACTTAAAACGTTGTTTTGTTTATTGTTCTTTGTGTCCCAAAGACTATGAATTTGATAGAGATGAATTGGTGTTATTGTGGATGGCCGAGGGTCTTTTGCAACGGCCGAGGGGGAGAAGCACTTTAGAAGAAGTTGGCTATGAATATTTTAGTGATTTAGCATCAAGATCATTTTTTCAACCTTCTAATAATGCTTATAATACTTCATTTGTAATGCACGATCTCATGCATGATTTAGCAACGTTCTATGGTGGAAAGTTCTTTTCTAGAACCTTTGAAGTCAAGAATGCAGCAAAGCATGATGTCAAAACTCGCCACTTGTCATGTGCTCGCAAGAATGATGATGATTCGTTTATGAAGATCATGGAAGCATGCAAAAGGTTAAAACATGTGAGGACATTGTTGCAACTCAATTTTCGTAAGGATGGTGGAATCCCAGAGGGAGATAGTGTAGCCGTTCCTTCTGACTTACTAGAACAATTGAAGTGCTTACGagttttgtcatttaaattttttccAGATGATGAAAACTTGTTGCATCATTCGATTGGGGAATTGATCCATTTGCGTTATTTGGATCTTTCAGACACATCCATCGTGACTTTGCCTGAGTCGTTAAGTTGCTTGTACAATTTACAAACCTTGAAGTTGACATACTGTAAAAAGCTTAAAAAGCTTCCTAGCAAGATGCAAAATCTTGTGAATTTGCGTCATCTTGATGTTTCTGAAACTGGTTTGGAAGAGATGCCAAAAAAGATGAGCGAATTAAAAGATTTGCAATTTTTAAGTTCTTACATCGTGGGCAAGCATGAAGAGAATGGAGTTGGGGAATTGGGAGAATTAGCACATCTTCATGGGTCATTGTGGATTGAGAAATTGGAGAATGTTAAGAATAGTGGTGAAGCATCGAATGCTAGGATGGATGAAAAAATACACCTGAATACTTTATATTTGTGGTGGTCAACGTTTGAAGAAAGTGAGGTTTGTGATTCCCAAAGTGAAAAAGATGTACTTGACAAATTACGTCCTCACAAAGACTTGAAGAAGCTATCCATCAGTTGTTACAGAGGTACGATGTTTCCGGATTGGGTAGGGCAGTCTTTGTACCACAACATGACTTGGTTGGAGCTGAGGGGATGCAGGAATTGTTGGGTGCTTCCTTCACTTGGACAGTTACCCTCTCTGAAGAGGCTGCTCATTTCAGGGCTCGACAAGCTGAAGAAGATTGGTGGGTCATTCTATAAGGGTGATGGAACTCATCAGCATCAGGAGACACCCTTCCGATCCCTTAAATTTTTCATTATTCAAAGAATGCCTTGCTGGGAGGAATGGGAgtcatatgaatgtgatgatgatAAGGATGCACCATTTCCTCAACTTGACGAACTTCATATATTGCAGTGTCCTAAGTTAAGAGGAGATTTGCCCACTTTCCTTCCGTCTTTGAAATCACTATTCATTTATGAATGCAAGGAGCTTGGTTGTTATCTGCCAAGAGCTCCCATCCTACGCAAATTAATAATAAGGGACAAACAGGAagcaagaatgcgggagctaccaCTTTCCATGTTGGAGACACTAGTAATTAATGGAGAGCAGCTTGTGGATTCTCTGTTTGAGGCCATGACCCACACCCAACCAACCTCTCTCATAGAGCTAGACATCTCAGAGTGCTCATCAGCCATATCATTTCCAGAGGATTCTTTGCCCCCTTCATTGGAATATCTAGGCATCTtcaattgcaagaatgtagaattCCCAATGCACCACCAACAACATCACTCGCTACAGAGATTAGAATTTGTCAACAGCTGTGATTCGCTTACATCCTTCGCATTGCCAGCGTTCCCAAATCTCAAGTATCTCAGAATCGCAAGACGTGAAAAGTTGACATCTCTGGAGGTGTCACAGTCCCTCCGAGAATTATCAATTTCAGACTGCCCTAAGCTGGAGAACATAATAAGGCTGCCTGCCTGTTTATGGGAACTCAAAATCAGAGAATGTGGGTTGTTGGGTGAAGGCATAGAGAGGAAGGACCCCCACATTTGGCCATCCATTTCCCACATCCCCGTAATATTTGTTGATGAGAAACTGATTCAATATCACCCAACATCTTAA
- the LOC112755961 gene encoding putative disease resistance RPP13-like protein 1 isoform X1, with protein MMIHKLSADIIQIPLGWKEIDLLSDPEIINMMRGKKVDQKLLQRLENILNVVEAVLNDAEKKQITDPAVKRWLEDLQDAVYDADDLLDEVATKAATQKDPPGNFLSRFLSLQDREMVTRIEEIIARLEDIAKHKDILRLEKIAVKNMSGRIESTSLVQKSDLFVGRDQDREDIVKLLLDDTNDGELSVIPIWGMGGIGKTTLAKLVFNDDRVQRKFNINAWVCVGEEFDVLKVTKTVIEEITSSPCDMNSLNLAQQHLRSKLTGMKFLVVLDDLWSNNYTAWANFLIPFRCGSEGSKILVTTRSEKIANMVKGFHYQAYNLSALNDEDCWVVFANHAFLSGERLAFEKVAREIVKKCKGLPLAAQALGSLLRSKDNEKDWNNVLNSEIWEFSEEEIEIIPALRISYYHLPSYLKRCFVYCSLCPKDYEFDRDELVLLWMAEGLLQRPRGRSTLEEVGYEYFSDLASRSFFQPSNNAYNTSFVMHDLMHDLATFYGGKFFSRTFEVKNAAKHDVKTRHLSCARKNDDDSFMKIMEACKRLKHVRTLLQLNFRKDGGIPEGDSVAVPSDLLEQLKCLRVLSFKFFPDDENLLHHSIGELIHLRYLDLSDTSIVTLPESLSCLYNLQTLKLTYCKKLKKLPSKMQNLVNLRHLDVSETGLEEMPKKMSELKDLQFLSSYIVGKHEENGVGELGELAHLHGSLWIEKLENVKNSGEASNARMDEKIHLNTLYLWWSTFEESEVCDSQSEKDVLDKLRPHKDLKKLSISCYRGTMFPDWVGQSLYHNMTWLELRGCRNCWVLPSLGQLPSLKRLLISGLDKLKKIGGSFYKGDGTHQHQETPFRSLKFFIIQRMPCWEEWESYECDDDKDAPFPQLDELHILQCPKLRGDLPTFLPSLKSLFIYECKELGCYLPRAPILRKLIIRDKQEARMRELPLSMLETLVINGEQLVDSLFEAMTHTQPTSLIELDISECSSAISFPEDSLPPSLEYLGIFNCKNVEFPMHHQQHHSLQRLEFVNSCDSLTSFALPAFPNLKYLRIARREKLTSLEVSQSLRELSISDCPKLENIIRLPACLWELKIRECGLLGEGIERKDPHIWPSISHIPVIFVDEKLIQYHPTS; from the exons ATGATGATCCACAAATTGAGTGCAGATATTATCCAGATTCCACTTGGATGGAAGGAAATAGATCT GCTGTCTGATCCTGAGATCATCAACATGATGCGAGGAAAGAAGGTTGACCAGAAGCTGCTTCAAAGGCTGGAGAACATTCTGAACGTGGTTGAAGCTGTGCTGAATGATGCTGAGAAGAAACAGATCACTGACCCTGCTGTCAAGAGGTGGCTCGAAGATCTCCAAGATGCTGTCTATGATGCTGATGACTTGTTGGATGAAGTCGCCACCAAAGCTGCCACTCAGAAGGATCCACCAGGTAACTTCCTGTCTCGCTTTCTCAGTTTGCAAGATAGGGAGATGGTTACTAGGATTGAAGAAATCATTGCTAGACTAGAAGATATTGCAAAACACAAAGATATCCTTCGTCTAGAAAAGATTGCAGTCAAGAACATGTCAGGGAGAATTGAATCAACATCTCTTGTTCAAAAGTCTGATTTATTTGTTGGTAGGGACCAAGACAGGGAGGATATAGTCAAATTGTTGTTAGATGATACTAATGATGGTGAACTATCTGTCATCCCCATCTGGGGTATGGGTGGGATCGGAAAAACTACTTTGGCTAAGTTGGTTTTTAATGACGATAGAGTGCAGCGAAAATTTAATATCAATGCATGGGTTTGTGTTGGGGAAGAATTTGATGTTCTTAAAGTGACAAAGACTGTAATAGAGGAAATAACTTCTAGTCCCTGTGATATGAATAGCTTAAACTTAGCTCAACAACATTTAAGGAGTAAGCTAACAGGGATGAAATTCTTGGTTGTTTTGGATGACTTGTGGAGTAACAATTACACAGCTTGGGCAAATTTTTTGATTCCTTTTAGATGTGGAAGTGAGGGGAGTAAGATCCTTGTGACAACTCGTAGCGAAAAGATTGCAAACATGGTGAAAGGTTTTCATTATCAAGCCTACAATTTGAGTGCGTTGAATGATGAAGATTGTTGGGTAGTGTTTGCAAATCATGCATTTCTTTCTGGAGAGCGTCTAGCTTTTGAAAAAGTTGCCAGAGAAATTGTTAAAAAGTGCAAGGGATTACCTCTAGCTGCTCAAGCACTTGGGAGCTTATTAAGGTCCAAAGACAATGAAAAGGATTGGAATAATGTTTTGAACAGTGAAATTTGGGAATTTTCTGAAGAGGAAATTGAAATTATTCCTGCTTTGAGGATCAGTTATTACCACCTTCCTTCGTACTTAAAACGTTGTTTTGTTTATTGTTCTTTGTGTCCCAAAGACTATGAATTTGATAGAGATGAATTGGTGTTATTGTGGATGGCCGAGGGTCTTTTGCAACGGCCGAGGGGGAGAAGCACTTTAGAAGAAGTTGGCTATGAATATTTTAGTGATTTAGCATCAAGATCATTTTTTCAACCTTCTAATAATGCTTATAATACTTCATTTGTAATGCACGATCTCATGCATGATTTAGCAACGTTCTATGGTGGAAAGTTCTTTTCTAGAACCTTTGAAGTCAAGAATGCAGCAAAGCATGATGTCAAAACTCGCCACTTGTCATGTGCTCGCAAGAATGATGATGATTCGTTTATGAAGATCATGGAAGCATGCAAAAGGTTAAAACATGTGAGGACATTGTTGCAACTCAATTTTCGTAAGGATGGTGGAATCCCAGAGGGAGATAGTGTAGCCGTTCCTTCTGACTTACTAGAACAATTGAAGTGCTTACGagttttgtcatttaaattttttccAGATGATGAAAACTTGTTGCATCATTCGATTGGGGAATTGATCCATTTGCGTTATTTGGATCTTTCAGACACATCCATCGTGACTTTGCCTGAGTCGTTAAGTTGCTTGTACAATTTACAAACCTTGAAGTTGACATACTGTAAAAAGCTTAAAAAGCTTCCTAGCAAGATGCAAAATCTTGTGAATTTGCGTCATCTTGATGTTTCTGAAACTGGTTTGGAAGAGATGCCAAAAAAGATGAGCGAATTAAAAGATTTGCAATTTTTAAGTTCTTACATCGTGGGCAAGCATGAAGAGAATGGAGTTGGGGAATTGGGAGAATTAGCACATCTTCATGGGTCATTGTGGATTGAGAAATTGGAGAATGTTAAGAATAGTGGTGAAGCATCGAATGCTAGGATGGATGAAAAAATACACCTGAATACTTTATATTTGTGGTGGTCAACGTTTGAAGAAAGTGAGGTTTGTGATTCCCAAAGTGAAAAAGATGTACTTGACAAATTACGTCCTCACAAAGACTTGAAGAAGCTATCCATCAGTTGTTACAGAGGTACGATGTTTCCGGATTGGGTAGGGCAGTCTTTGTACCACAACATGACTTGGTTGGAGCTGAGGGGATGCAGGAATTGTTGGGTGCTTCCTTCACTTGGACAGTTACCCTCTCTGAAGAGGCTGCTCATTTCAGGGCTCGACAAGCTGAAGAAGATTGGTGGGTCATTCTATAAGGGTGATGGAACTCATCAGCATCAGGAGACACCCTTCCGATCCCTTAAATTTTTCATTATTCAAAGAATGCCTTGCTGGGAGGAATGGGAgtcatatgaatgtgatgatgatAAGGATGCACCATTTCCTCAACTTGACGAACTTCATATATTGCAGTGTCCTAAGTTAAGAGGAGATTTGCCCACTTTCCTTCCGTCTTTGAAATCACTATTCATTTATGAATGCAAGGAGCTTGGTTGTTATCTGCCAAGAGCTCCCATCCTACGCAAATTAATAATAAGGGACAAACAGGAagcaagaatgcgggagctaccaCTTTCCATGTTGGAGACACTAGTAATTAATGGAGAGCAGCTTGTGGATTCTCTGTTTGAGGCCATGACCCACACCCAACCAACCTCTCTCATAGAGCTAGACATCTCAGAGTGCTCATCAGCCATATCATTTCCAGAGGATTCTTTGCCCCCTTCATTGGAATATCTAGGCATCTtcaattgcaagaatgtagaattCCCAATGCACCACCAACAACATCACTCGCTACAGAGATTAGAATTTGTCAACAGCTGTGATTCGCTTACATCCTTCGCATTGCCAGCGTTCCCAAATCTCAAGTATCTCAGAATCGCAAGACGTGAAAAGTTGACATCTCTGGAGGTGTCACAGTCCCTCCGAGAATTATCAATTTCAGACTGCCCTAAGCTGGAGAACATAATAAGGCTGCCTGCCTGTTTATGGGAACTCAAAATCAGAGAATGTGGGTTGTTGGGTGAAGGCATAGAGAGGAAGGACCCCCACATTTGGCCATCCATTTCCCACATCCCCGTAATATTTGTTGATGAGAAACTGATTCAATATCACCCAACATCTTAA